One Brienomyrus brachyistius isolate T26 unplaced genomic scaffold, BBRACH_0.4 scaffold64, whole genome shotgun sequence genomic window carries:
- the LOC125725305 gene encoding cadherin-7-like, with protein MGNPTHGGLLAMLTIMLALWEVGFAGLSSSSASVAPPGDLGASWHRQKRSWVWNQFFVLEEYTGEDPLYVGKLHSDVDDGEGNVKYILSGEGAGSIFTIDENTGDIHATKRLDREEQAYYTLRAQAVDRATNRPVEPESEFIIKVQDINDNEPKFLDGPYTAGVPEMSPVGTSVVQVAATDADDPTYGNSARVVYSILEGQPYFSVEPKTGIVRTALPSMDREARDQYLLVIQAKDMVGQMGGLSGTTTVTVTLTDVNDNPPHFARKSYQFTVPESLPVASVVAKIKATDLDIGPNAEMEYRVIDGDGLAMFRVTPDKDTQEGVIALQRPLDFETKSSYTLRVEALNRHVDTRFLSMGSFSDSATVHVNVEDVDEPPVFSMPLSTMTVSEAAKMGTIVGTVSAHDPDSSNSAIRYSIDRNTDLERFFNIDALTGVISTAKLLDREVNAVHNLTIFAMESHDPSQVGKGIVLITVMDINDNAPVFAIEYETFLCETARPGQVIQTISAMDRDEPPGGHRFFFTLSPEAANNLNFTLRDNKDNTASILTKRGSFRRREQAVYWLPVLIGDSGTPSLSSTNTLSIRVCDCDPDGIAQACGAEAYTLPAGLSTGALVAILACVLTLLVLVLLIVTMRRRRKEPLILDEERDVRENIVRYDDEGGGEEDTEAFDMVALRNLNAAREHATRRDVTPDAPIFFSSRPPPYKAVHDNGIFREFIWDRLKEADVDPSAPPYDSLQTYAFEGSGSVAESLSSLESLSSDSEQNYDYLSDWGPRFKKLADMYGHSEMGDRFL; from the exons ATGGGTAACCCCACACATGGGGGCCTGCTGGCCATGCTGACGATAATGTTAGCCCTGTGGGAGGTGGGCTTCGCGGGCCTGAGTTCCAGCTCTGCATCTGTAGCCCCCCCTGGGGACTTGGGCGCATCATGGCACAGGCAGAAGCGTAGCTGGGTGTGGAACCAGTTCTTCGTTCTGGAGGAGTACACCGGAGAGGATCCTCTATACGTCGGGAAG CTGCATTCGGACGTAGACGACGGCGAAGGTAATGTGAAGTACATCCTGTCCGGTGAGGGCGCCGGCTCCATCTTCACCATCGACGAGAATACGGGCGACATCCACGCCACCAAGCGGCTCGACCGCGAGGAACAGGCCTACTACACCCTGCGGGCCCAGGCCGTGGACCGGGCCACCAACCGGCCCGTGGAGCCTGAGTCCGAATTCATCATCAAGGTCCAGGACATCAACGACAATGAGCCCAAGTTCCTGGATGGGCCCTACACCGCTGGCGTGCCCGAGATGTCCCCCGTCG GAACCTCAGTGGTTCAGGTGGCAGCGACAGACGCCGATGACCCCACGTATGGAAACAGTGCCAGGGTGGTCTACAGCATCCTGGAGGGGCAGCCCTATTTCTCAGTGGAGCCAAAAACAG GCATCGTCCGGACCGCCCTCCCCAGCATGGACCGCGAGGCACGGGACCAGTACTTGCTGGTCATCCAAGCGAAGGACATGGTCGGCCAGATGGGCGGGCTCTCGGGGACCACGACCGTCACCGTCACGCTCACCGACGTGAATGACAACCCGCCACACTTCGCTCGCA AATCCTATCAGTTCACCGTGCCAGAGTCGTTGCCAGTTGCCTCTGTAGTGGCCAAGATCAAAGCCACAGACCTTGATATCGGACCCAATGCTGAAATGGAGTACAGGGTCATAGATGGGGACGGATTGGCTATGTTCAGAGTCACACCGGACAAGGACACACAGGAGGGAGTCATCGCGCTTCAGAGG CCACTGGACTTTGAGACAAAGAGCAGCTACACGCTCCGTGTGGAGGCCTTGAACCGGCACGTGGACACTCGCTTCCTCAGCATGGGCTCCTTCAGCGACTCGGCCACCGTGCATGTCAACGTGGAGGACGTCGACGAACCCCCCGTCTTCTCCATGCCGCTCAGCACTATGACTGTGTCCGAAGCCGCCAAGATGGGCACTATCGTTGGGACGGTCTCAGCCCATGACCCGGATTCATCCAACAGTGCCATCAG GTACTCCATTGACCGCAACACTGACCTGGAGCGGTTCTTCAACATCGATGCCTTGACTGGGGTCATCAGCACAGCCAAACTGCTGGACAGAGAGGTCAACGCCGTTCACAATCTCACCATCTTTGCCATGGAGAGCC ATGATCCCTCGCAAGTGGGAAAGGGGATCGTCCTCATTACCGTAATGGACATTAATGACAATGCTCCCGTCTTCGCCATAGAGTACGAGACCTTCTTGTGTGAGACGGCCAGGCCTGGACAG GTCATCCAGACCATCAGCGCGATGGACAGAGACGAGCCTCCAGGTGGCCATCGCTTCTTCTTTACCCTCAGCCCTGAAGCAGCTAACAACCTCAACTTCACCCTCAGAGACAATAAAG ATAACACAGCCTCGATCCTGACGAAGCGCGGAAGCTTCCGGCGCCGAGAGCAGGCCGTCTACTGGCTACCGGTCCTGATCGGTGACAGCGGCACCCCGTCGCTTAGCAGCACCAACACGCTGTCGATCCGCGTGTGCGACTGCGATCCCGACGGCATCGCCCAGGCCTGTGGTGCCGAGGCCTACACTCTGCCTGCAGGACTCAGCACAGGCGCACTTGTCGCTATATTGGCCTGCGTCCTCACGCTGTTGG TGCTCGTTTTGCTCATCGTGACAATGCGGCGCAGGAGGAAGGAGCCACTCATCCTGGACGAGGAGCGCGACGTGCGGGAGAACATCGTCCGCTATGATGACGAAGGTGGCGGTGAGGAGGACACCGAGGCCTTTGACATGGTAGCCCTGCGCAACCTGAACGCCGCCCGCGAGCATGCCACTCGCCGGGACGTCACCCCCGACGCACCCATCTTCTTCTCATCCCGCCCGCCCCCTTATAAAGCTGTACACGACAACGGAATATTCCGGGAGTTTATATGGGACCGGCTGAAGGAGGCCGACGTGGACCCTTCGGCGCCCCCTTATGACTCCCTGCAGACGTACGCCTTCGAAGGAAGTGGCTCTGTGGCTGAGTCGCTCAGCTCGCTGGAGTCCCTGAGCTCAGACTCGGAGCAGAACTACGACTATCTGAGCGACTGGGGTCCGCGCTTCAAGAAGCTGGCCGACATGTATGGGCACAGCGAGATGGGCGACAGGTTCTTATAG